ttaagaattaatgatccaacatgatgttatatttttcgagtatataagttttgatattatactctaaaaaattgattagattgctctcatgttgctatatatttaatatattgggcaaaagatcttaaatgaacaaggtttcataattgttattaaaaatctttcaaaaaaagggggttagattttcattcgtgccttctttgaatatcagttttgatactccttgaattaacttgaaaaaggttccacctacacttgatttgaaaactatctttggaatcatattcgatgtgctctcattataatttgctctgaaatcatcttaattggctctgatctatgctcattaatcttattctgacattattgccttgagttatatgattcatatttgtGCAATAATTCGACAAGCATtgactgaaaatcagagtacaataaggaaaaagaaTATTTAAGTATCATTTActgctttgtgcttaatgtttcgttatcttgcaacctttttgatgttgtcaaaaagggggagaaatatctgagtatatgctcataatactttatgtgttgattatattaagttgattaaatccaaagcattatcatgaagtatattttaaagatatatgttttctacttcatgcaacttagctatgcattagttcttgagcacaatatattttatattgaacatactccaagttttgtcatcatcaaaaagggggagattgatgacccaaagattgatttaaagattgattttgatgatcacaaaaccttgaagtataattactaatgtttgtgttgcaagaagaaaaataatttgttttgcaaggaacatagcaagttggaaaaatacaagaaggcctcaaaagctctcaaaaagttgaaagaaagttatacttcattagtccaagtttcaagttcaaaggattcaagttggaggagcaaattcaaagaaagattcaaaagaatagtcctcgagtcgactcctggaagttcagagtcgactctggcactctggagtttcaaggaacagtgctcgagtcgactccgagactctgcgagtcgactccgagactctgcgagtcgactccgactgagaacagacaaaaaaacagagagttgattttcagcgctacagtgctcgagtcgactcctacttcagcgctacagtgcccgagtcgactcccagctacagtgccggcagactcctattcacgagtcgactcctgcttcagccgagtcgactcctgttttagccgagtcgactcgagcacgctgggaggcataattttttctcaactccaacggctctatttttgtctctaacggatagatctttgtttccacgccatccaaagttataaaatcaaggggagagctagggagaagttaaggaagtgggagagaacacatagggaagagatttcaaaaagatttcaagagaaacctcccaaaagcacaaaagggtcattcaaagaaaaagaaagagaggaagagcatTTGAGTGAATTTCaaggcttcctctccaactatgTGCTGcccagtgatcctctacctcgtgcgaaatcagaagagggtcaagtaaagaagaagccgagtttcttcatctacaaaacttatttgagggcttcttctctttactctatttgtttacattgttatatctacttgtttaagaagcttgtatttgttttaaactcttgttctaatatcttgtaacttgattcaatcaagggattgaatcaaggggttaaggtttgttggcgagccaaaggaaaaaccaacggtgtaaggttgtggttggtgaaccagggaaaaccaactgggtttgattatgaacccggaaaaacaatcgagtggttctagttggtgagcctgtgaaaaccgaccgagttcgttgtgatctcgtgaaaacaacaagttaggctgtgagcttgtaaaacaaccggctgtaatctgaggaattatagtgaaattcccaagaggtcttggggagtagatgtaggtgctggggtgcaccgaaccactatatgtttgttgtgtttgtgatgctttctttCATTGTTTAATTTCCTCACTTATTTAGATAAATATCTAattgaattgcttgcttaactcttatccgcgcatcctttagttgcaagtatattcaaattgtttaatcaagtttcatttaataaaaatcCATTAAGATTCATTGTATTGAAATGCTTGATTAGGAAAATCTAGACTAATTGTTTATTGAGTccactgcttaatagtttttaatcttgatcagattaaaatcaaactgttgctaagtttaaattctacagtgcatctatacaacttagattaattaattgaaaagtttagaagtagttgaaaagtttttaaaagatccaattcacccctcctcttgggttgtatctactgggcaacagaatGCAATTAATTTTGAGTATGATGCACAACTTGACAAAGTCAGAATAAGAATCTAAATATAACTGAAGTGGATTTTGATGTTCTATGTTAAGATGGATGACCAGTTGTGATCAAAAGCATGGGATCAAATCATGGAGGATAGAATTGTGAAACatcaaaaatttaatttattgtCATGGTGATGCTTGCTTGAAAAAGTAAATCATGTCCAAGCCATGAAGGAAACAAACGCATGATGGGAGGGTGCACATCTATGGGACTAGAGCTTGATCAACTATACCATGCAAAACTAGCTATGACCTCATGGCCGGGCCAAATAGATCATGTTTGAAAGAAATTTAATATGAAGTGTTGAAtacttgaatttgtttgcaatACTCCATTGAACGATTCTAAAATAGTTGTGGAGAATTTTGATAGTTATCCTTCTATGAAATCTTAATTTATTATGCTCATTCATCTCAAAACCTACTTGCTCATGAATtacacatttttttttgataaaaagtaattatGCATAACTTTTGCTGAGCCTATGACGCCTTTACTGGCTTAAGCCACAAGAAGGACGAAGGAATAGTAACATATGTTTTTATAGTATCTTGTTCTTATATAGCTCCAAATTCTCCTTGGAGGTGAATGTGCAAAATTTGGGTATCAAAGAGAGAACTCTATCTCGTCtcaattaaaaaagaaagcttTATGAAAGGTAGCATGACATACTGTCAAACACGACAATGCGGAAAagataattctttatttttctagGCTTATACCTAGTCATATCAATTACTCTTATTTTTATAGGCTACTGGAAGGTGAATGTCAAACAAGTGGCTAGAGAGGAACCGTTATTTCCTTCTATCGCAAGTTTGCTAAGgtagaaaaacaaaaagttCAAGCTTAATACATTATCTTGCTTAACATTTTAATATATACCTTTTTTGGTAGACAACATTTTGAAATGCATTAAGAAAAATGATACAAGGAACTTAGTTTGAGATTCTcctcaaaaaagaagaaaagaagcctaGCTAGTTGGTTTTCTTGTAGCTCAAGTCTTTCAtgcagtacatacatactcataACTAAAAATAGGATAGGCATATCTGTATTGAGATTTGCATGCAGTCTGTTGCATTGTATTGTACAGCAAAATAACACAAAATTTATAGATTATCAGTTATCAAGCAAAAACTATTTGGTTCCTCAGAATACAATTTGGAGAGCGAGGTCATTATATACTCCATGTCTTTCGGTTCGTGCAAATACATGAGGTATCTACGTTCTTGGCAAGCAGCATGATCTAAGTTAAGCTGAAGCAATCCATCAGAAAAGAGAGGAGCTGGATCACAATTTCCAAACCCCAAGGTTTTTCAAGGCCCATGCCAAGACAAGTTCCATCCCTTGGACCATTTCCTATCCAACATAAGAATAATTGTCTATTTTTTTGTCAAATGGAAAAGGTGTGGAATCCTTCAAAGTAATCACCAAGCGTACAAGACTATATAACAGGACACCAAACCTATATAAGACAACATCAAGGTCATCCTCTACTCTCACGAAATCTCCCACAAACAATGAAGATGGAATCCGTAGCAAGACTTTTCCTCTTCCTTTGTTtcgccctcttcctcctctccccatGCCGCTCCGACCCCGATCCCCTCCAGGACTTCTGCGTTGCCAACCTTCAAACCAGCGACGTAACGGTCGATGGATTCCCATGCAAACAAACCTCCAGCGTCGTCTCCGACGACTTCTTCTCCACAGCGCTTTCGAAAGCAGGCAACACAGACAACATTTTCAGCTCTAACGTGACCTCTGCAGACGTCCGCAGCTTCCCAGGCCTCAACACACTTGGGCTCTCCAtgaaccgagtcgacttcgcCCCGGGAGGTCTCAATCCCCCTCACTCCCACCCCCGTGCCACCGAGCTTGGGCTCGTTCTTCACGGTCAGCTGCTGGTGGGATTCATCAGCACGAGCAACGTATTCTACTCTAAAATTGTGAATGAAGGTGAGAATTTCGTGATTCCCCGGGGACTTGTTCACTTCCAGTACAACATGGGGAAGGAGAAGGCGCTGGCGATCACAACATTCAATAGCCAGCTGCCTGGGGTTGTGGTTGCTCCGCTAACTCTCTTTGGATCGAAGCCTGCAATACCGAGCGAGGTGCTGGCCAAGGCTTTCCAGGTTGACCAGCAGGTCGTTAATCAGATAAAGTCCAAATTTGGAAACTAGGCTGCTTCGGTGCTTCCTCGGTTCCCCtccaataaattatatttagtaCTGCTTAACGTAAACTTCTGATTGTGCTTATGTTAATCCTGTCGTTGTTGTTCATTGCTGCTCGTCTTCTTTGTTGGAGGATCAAGTACTCATCGATTGCTTTGTTGCCTCATGGCATTCCACCAATTCTCCTATTTGTTACCAAATATTGTTAATTTAAATATATGGATTTGTTATCTTCCGGTGGAAATTTTATCCTCTTCAAGATGTTTATTGGAGTTTGTATCACATACTATATGGTTACAAAATGATTAGGACTGT
This genomic stretch from Phoenix dactylifera cultivar Barhee BC4 unplaced genomic scaffold, palm_55x_up_171113_PBpolish2nd_filt_p 000076F, whole genome shotgun sequence harbors:
- the LOC103698783 gene encoding oxalate oxidase 1-like gives rise to the protein MESVARLFLFLCFALFLLSPCRSDPDPLQDFCVANLQTSDVTVDGFPCKQTSSVVSDDFFSTALSKAGNTDNIFSSNVTSADVRSFPGLNTLGLSMNRVDFAPGGLNPPHSHPRATELGLVLHGQLLVGFISTSNVFYSKIVNEGENFVIPRGLVHFQYNMGKEKALAITTFNSQLPGVVVAPLTLFGSKPAIPSEVLAKAFQVDQQVVNQIKSKFGN